The following proteins are encoded in a genomic region of Planctomycetaceae bacterium:
- a CDS encoding VCBS repeat-containing protein has product MPGRLWAAESASSVELADLDSDGDLDAFVGNIGPNTVWLNDGNGNFADSGLSLGNGFSIGVAIGNLNGDALPDIAVTNADPDRWSEYRRRSLDCSERCALQYTDTGSGLWGSGSTTEIALGDIDGNGTIDAVVTEFSNNDAPGDPFRYESYLSERWHGGTFTESGNVGNMGAFGVALADFDGDGDLDVYIGDNDEQGDRVLM; this is encoded by the coding sequence ATTCCGGGCAGGCTCTGGGCAGCGGAATCAGCGTCGTCTGTCGAACTGGCTGATCTTGATAGTGACGGCGATCTGGACGCGTTCGTTGGGAACATCGGGCCGAACACCGTCTGGCTGAACGATGGAAATGGCAACTTCGCGGATAGCGGGTTGTCTCTGGGGAATGGGTTTTCGATCGGAGTCGCCATCGGCAATCTGAACGGAGATGCTCTGCCCGATATCGCCGTGACCAATGCCGATCCTGATCGATGGTCTGAATACAGGCGGCGAAGTCTGGATTGCTCAGAGCGTTGCGCGCTGCAGTATACCGACACCGGTTCCGGGTTGTGGGGAAGCGGATCCACGACGGAGATTGCTCTGGGTGACATCGATGGCAACGGCACGATCGACGCGGTGGTGACCGAATTCAGCAACAACGATGCACCCGGCGACCCGTTCCGGTACGAATCGTATCTTTCTGAACGATGGCACGGCGGGACGTTCACGGAATCCGGGAACGTTGGCAACATGGGAGCCTTCGGAGTGGCTCTGGCGGACTTCGACGGCGACGGTGATCTGGACGTTTACATCGGCGACAACGACGAACAGGGTGATCGTGTCCTTATGTGA
- a CDS encoding FG-GAP-like repeat-containing protein produces the protein MPIRHWLKKVASRARSNVLLTGPQLSSFEAKRRRRRSGCGTPTEIFEDRCLLTAGVGQFLGGAFLDGPPAVDVALGDVDGDGDLDAFLAQLNLNADETPADWTGAPNRVYLNDGNGNFTDSGQALGSGISVVCRTG, from the coding sequence ATGCCTATTCGCCACTGGCTGAAGAAAGTCGCATCGCGCGCACGCAGCAACGTTCTGCTGACCGGACCACAACTCAGCAGCTTCGAAGCAAAACGTCGACGCCGCAGGTCAGGTTGTGGGACTCCAACGGAAATCTTTGAAGATCGCTGTCTGCTGACGGCGGGTGTGGGGCAGTTTTTGGGTGGGGCGTTTTTGGACGGACCGCCCGCAGTCGATGTGGCTCTGGGTGATGTCGACGGCGATGGTGACCTGGACGCCTTTCTGGCTCAGCTGAATCTTAACGCTGACGAAACCCCAGCCGACTGGACGGGGGCTCCCAATCGAGTGTATCTGAACGACGGAAACGGCAACTTCACGGATTCCGGGCAGGCTCTGGGCAGCGGAATCAGCGTCGTCTGTCGAACTGGCTGA
- a CDS encoding Gfo/Idh/MocA family oxidoreductase codes for MNAFQVASQTVLAALETGQAGRPVAVRVTAQLGADHGRIERLTARILNAVGEWFDSRPERLTAFGAVETGHISTLICFAAGQSALVSVGCCISAQPMLELIVWGDRGILSWEHDCGFGTDDDEPEPNLSDVETLIFEHLQASLRSGQSIRFDGRRPTASGRRKLNPSDAGQQPAIAASKLQAQRPPWGVLLVAGDHTHQPQYADSLAKDPRCRLIGVTDEDNITPRRRRLNHQLADRLSIPVLPDLQQALRRDDVHIVSICAEPIRRGRIIVQAAQAGKHLYLDKPLAATLEEADAIRDAVRAAGVVSHMWSFAR; via the coding sequence GTGAATGCGTTTCAAGTTGCGTCACAGACCGTTCTGGCGGCTCTGGAGACGGGGCAGGCGGGACGGCCTGTGGCCGTTCGTGTGACGGCACAACTGGGCGCCGATCATGGTCGGATCGAAAGGCTGACCGCGCGCATCCTTAACGCCGTGGGAGAATGGTTCGACAGTCGTCCCGAACGATTGACGGCGTTCGGCGCGGTGGAAACAGGACACATCAGCACTCTGATCTGCTTTGCAGCCGGCCAGTCTGCTTTGGTTTCGGTGGGTTGCTGCATCTCCGCGCAGCCGATGCTCGAGTTGATTGTCTGGGGAGACCGCGGAATTCTGTCGTGGGAGCACGATTGTGGATTCGGGACGGACGACGATGAGCCGGAACCGAATCTCTCCGATGTGGAGACACTAATTTTCGAACATTTGCAGGCGTCGCTTCGTTCGGGCCAGTCGATTCGTTTTGACGGACGGAGGCCAACCGCCTCCGGAAGGCGAAAGCTGAATCCGTCGGATGCGGGGCAACAGCCTGCGATCGCCGCATCGAAGCTGCAGGCGCAAAGGCCGCCCTGGGGTGTGTTGCTGGTTGCCGGAGATCACACGCATCAACCCCAGTATGCCGACAGTCTGGCAAAAGATCCCCGATGTCGACTGATCGGAGTGACCGACGAAGACAACATCACTCCGCGTCGACGGCGACTCAATCATCAGCTGGCCGACCGCCTCAGCATTCCGGTTCTCCCGGACCTGCAGCAGGCGCTCCGTCGTGATGACGTGCATATCGTCAGTATTTGTGCAGAACCGATACGGCGAGGCAGGATCATCGTTCAGGCGGCCCAGGCCGGAAAACATCTCTACCTGGACAAACCACTTGCCGCGACACTCGAAGAAGCAGATGCCATTCGAGACGCCGTCCGTGCCGCCGGCGTTGTCAGCCATATGTGGAGCTTTGCACGGTGA